One Leptolyngbya sp. 'hensonii' DNA window includes the following coding sequences:
- a CDS encoding transaldolase — translation MTSLLEQLREMTVVVADTGDINAIETFTPRDATTNPSLITAAAEMPQYQGIVEDTLKQARQDLGAQAPADQVVTLAFDRLAVAFGLKILKIIPGRVSTEVDARLSYDTAATVEKAHSLIAQYEAAGVSRDRVLIKIASTWEGIRAAEILEREGIHCNLTLLFGLHQAIACAEAGVTLISPFVGRILDWYKQNTGKDYTPAEDPGVLSVTQIYNYYKKFGYKTEVMGASFRSIGEITELAGCDLLTISPKLLEQLQETTGELPRKLDPAMAAGMDIEKLAMDQDLFDRMHAEDPMASEKLDEGIRGFTKALVALERLLAEQLARLEGNTLLHHAAKDVFQVYDLDGDGFITREEWMGTDAVFDALDVNHDGRITPDELLAGLGAAYQLAPA, via the coding sequence ATGACGAGTTTGTTAGAACAACTGCGGGAAATGACTGTCGTTGTTGCCGATACCGGGGATATCAACGCGATCGAGACCTTCACCCCCCGAGATGCAACCACGAACCCTTCCCTGATTACAGCTGCGGCTGAAATGCCGCAATACCAGGGCATTGTCGAAGACACCCTGAAACAGGCCCGCCAGGATCTGGGAGCCCAGGCTCCGGCTGACCAGGTAGTGACCCTAGCCTTCGATCGCCTCGCCGTTGCCTTCGGCTTAAAAATCCTGAAAATCATTCCGGGTCGGGTTTCCACCGAGGTCGATGCTCGCCTGTCCTATGACACAGCGGCGACGGTGGAAAAGGCCCATTCCCTGATTGCTCAGTATGAGGCGGCTGGTGTGTCCCGCGATCGGGTACTGATTAAGATTGCCTCCACCTGGGAAGGAATTCGTGCTGCTGAAATCCTGGAACGGGAGGGGATTCACTGTAACCTGACCCTACTATTTGGTCTGCATCAGGCGATCGCCTGTGCCGAAGCAGGGGTAACCCTGATTTCTCCCTTTGTCGGTCGGATCCTGGACTGGTACAAGCAAAATACCGGCAAGGACTATACTCCAGCGGAAGATCCGGGAGTTCTGTCGGTGACTCAAATTTATAACTACTACAAAAAGTTTGGGTATAAAACAGAGGTGATGGGAGCCAGCTTCCGCAGTATTGGTGAGATTACAGAGCTGGCCGGGTGCGATCTGTTGACGATTTCACCTAAATTGCTAGAACAACTGCAGGAAACCACCGGAGAATTGCCCCGCAAGTTAGATCCAGCTATGGCTGCAGGGATGGACATCGAAAAACTGGCCATGGACCAGGACCTGTTCGATCGCATGCATGCAGAAGATCCCATGGCTTCGGAAAAGCTGGATGAGGGTATCCGGGGATTTACCAAAGCTCTGGTTGCCCTGGAAAGATTGCTGGCTGAACAACTGGCCCGCTTAGAAGGCAATACCCTGTTGCATCATGCAGCGAAAGATGTCTTCCAGGTTTACGACCTGGACGGAGATGGTTTTATTACCCGCGAGGAATGGATGGGTACAGATGCCGTATTTGATGCCCTGGATGTGAACCATGACGGTAGAATTACTCCAGATGAGCTACTGGCTGGCTTGGGAGCAGCCTATCAGTTAGCGCCCGCCTGA
- a CDS encoding DUF4870 domain-containing protein, giving the protein MYDNDKRKLFSALSHGSIFFSATLVAIGVPIAFLIVSDDPVVKDNAKEAVNFHLNVWFYGAIIAALSFVTFGLFGWVFGPFWFLLHWGLTIWAIIHCLGNTEQPYRYPFIFRPL; this is encoded by the coding sequence ATGTACGACAATGATAAGCGCAAACTCTTTTCAGCGCTCAGCCACGGTTCCATCTTCTTCAGTGCAACCCTGGTGGCGATCGGGGTGCCGATCGCATTTTTAATCGTCTCTGATGATCCTGTTGTTAAGGATAATGCCAAAGAAGCGGTTAACTTCCATTTGAATGTCTGGTTTTACGGAGCGATTATTGCAGCCCTGTCTTTTGTCACTTTTGGGCTGTTTGGTTGGGTCTTTGGTCCCTTCTGGTTTCTGTTGCACTGGGGCCTGACCATCTGGGCCATTATCCACTGTTTGGGAAATACAGAGCAGCCTTACCGTTATCCCTTCATTTTCCGCCCCCTTTAA
- a CDS encoding sulfurtransferase, producing the protein MFEGNMTQTHPVVSAAWLQQHLENPGIAIVDCRFSLMEPAVGQQQYSQSHIPGAHYLDLNQDLSGPVGQHGGRHPLPDPVLLAEKLSALGIDSEGPAGPTLVVAYDDARFAYAARLWWLLRYLGHDRVAVLDGGWSGWLATGYGTTEVIPKPKPGHFIPQVRSDHVVDIEAVKKLRDQPGAVLIDSREGDRYRGEREPIDPVAGHIPGAVNYPWQEVSDGQGYIRAIEEQKQHWAQVQTDDPIVVYCGSGVTACVNLLSLELAGITTGKLYAGSWSDWCSWL; encoded by the coding sequence ATGTTTGAAGGCAATATGACCCAGACCCATCCTGTGGTTTCAGCAGCGTGGCTGCAGCAACATCTGGAGAATCCGGGAATCGCGATCGTCGATTGTCGCTTTTCCCTCATGGAACCAGCAGTAGGGCAACAGCAATATAGCCAGAGCCATATTCCAGGGGCACATTACCTGGATCTGAATCAGGATTTGTCCGGGCCAGTGGGTCAGCATGGGGGGCGGCACCCGCTACCTGATCCGGTTTTGCTGGCCGAGAAACTGTCAGCACTGGGGATTGATTCAGAGGGACCGGCTGGGCCAACTCTGGTCGTGGCCTATGATGATGCCCGGTTTGCCTATGCAGCCCGACTCTGGTGGCTGCTGCGCTACCTGGGGCACGATCGGGTGGCTGTGCTAGATGGGGGTTGGTCTGGGTGGCTGGCAACTGGCTATGGCACAACAGAAGTTATCCCAAAACCCAAGCCAGGTCACTTTATTCCCCAAGTTCGCTCAGATCATGTGGTGGATATTGAGGCGGTAAAGAAATTACGGGATCAACCGGGCGCTGTGTTGATTGATTCCCGGGAGGGCGATCGCTATCGGGGAGAACGGGAACCGATCGACCCGGTGGCAGGTCATATCCCCGGTGCGGTTAATTATCCCTGGCAGGAAGTTTCGGACGGGCAGGGGTATATCAGAGCGATCGAGGAGCAGAAACAGCACTGGGCTCAGGTGCAGACAGATGATCCGATCGTGGTCTACTGCGGGTCTGGGGTGACTGCCTGTGTTAATCTGCTCTCTTTGGAGTTGGCCGGGATTACTACAGGAAAGCTGTATGCAGGTAGCTGGAGTGATTGGTGTAGCTGGCTTTAA
- a CDS encoding glucose-6-phosphate isomerase: MDNLELWQRYQEWLYYHPGINLYLDVSRMRFNPELVQALEPKFVRAFQDMAALEGGAIANPDEDRMVGHYWLRDPDLAPSEALKQEIRESLDQIETFVRKVHSGAIRPPHAERFTDILAIGIGGSALGPQFVAEALAPHHPPMAIHFVDNIDPAGIDRTLAQLGDRLDRTLVIVTSKSGGTPETRNGMLEVSHVYQQKGLAFSQHAVAITMKGSKMDEYATSEHWLASFPMFDWVGGRTSELSAVGLLPAALQGIDIRAMLAGAKEMDGATRISDLKTNPAALLALAWYHAGGGKGEKDMVILPYKDSLLLFSRYLQQLVMESLGKEKDLEGQTVYQGIAVYGNKGSTDQHAYVQQLREGVPNFFLTFIEVLEDRQGNVLELEPGITSGDYLSGLLMGTRQALYENQRDSITITIPRVNPYTVGALIALYERAVGLYASLVNINAYHQPGVEAGKKAAASVLDLQKRVLQALQVTTEPIGLATLAAKAGAADQVEAVYKIVRHLEANHRGVKLEGDRARPGMLKVLAG, translated from the coding sequence ATGGATAATCTGGAGCTCTGGCAGCGCTATCAGGAATGGTTGTACTATCATCCAGGTATAAATCTTTACCTGGATGTCAGTCGAATGCGATTCAATCCTGAGCTGGTACAGGCGTTAGAGCCAAAATTTGTCAGAGCATTTCAGGATATGGCCGCCCTGGAGGGGGGGGCGATCGCTAACCCAGATGAGGACCGCATGGTTGGTCATTACTGGCTGCGAGATCCAGACCTTGCCCCCTCTGAGGCATTGAAGCAGGAAATCCGGGAGTCCCTGGATCAGATCGAAACCTTCGTTCGGAAGGTCCATAGTGGTGCCATCCGGCCCCCCCATGCTGAGCGATTCACGGATATTCTTGCGATCGGCATTGGTGGTTCTGCTCTAGGTCCCCAGTTCGTAGCCGAGGCCCTGGCTCCCCATCATCCACCGATGGCCATTCACTTTGTGGATAACATCGACCCGGCTGGGATCGATCGGACCTTGGCCCAACTGGGCGATCGGCTCGATCGGACCCTGGTCATTGTCACCAGTAAGTCAGGCGGAACGCCCGAAACCCGAAACGGCATGCTGGAAGTGAGCCATGTCTATCAGCAGAAAGGATTAGCCTTCAGCCAGCACGCGGTTGCCATCACGATGAAAGGCAGCAAGATGGATGAGTATGCGACCTCAGAACACTGGTTGGCCAGTTTTCCCATGTTTGATTGGGTGGGGGGCCGCACTTCCGAACTGTCTGCCGTGGGTTTGCTACCGGCGGCCCTGCAGGGGATTGACATTCGGGCGATGCTGGCGGGAGCCAAAGAGATGGATGGGGCAACCCGGATTTCGGACTTAAAAACGAATCCGGCGGCCCTCCTGGCCCTCGCCTGGTATCACGCTGGTGGAGGCAAAGGCGAAAAGGATATGGTGATCCTGCCGTACAAAGATAGTCTGTTGCTCTTTAGCCGTTACCTGCAACAACTGGTAATGGAATCCCTGGGCAAGGAGAAAGATCTGGAGGGTCAGACGGTTTACCAGGGGATTGCAGTGTACGGGAATAAGGGGTCTACGGATCAACATGCCTATGTGCAGCAGTTGCGGGAGGGGGTGCCTAATTTCTTTCTCACCTTCATTGAAGTCCTGGAAGATCGCCAGGGTAATGTTCTGGAGTTAGAACCCGGAATTACCAGTGGCGATTACCTGAGTGGGCTGCTGATGGGAACCCGGCAGGCCCTTTATGAAAATCAGCGAGATTCGATTACGATCACGATTCCCCGGGTGAATCCCTATACTGTCGGGGCTTTAATTGCGTTGTATGAACGGGCAGTGGGTCTGTATGCGTCTCTGGTCAACATCAATGCTTACCACCAGCCCGGTGTCGAGGCTGGGAAAAAAGCCGCAGCCTCGGTTCTGGATCTCCAGAAAAGGGTGCTTCAGGCCCTGCAGGTGACGACAGAACCGATCGGGCTGGCTACCCTGGCCGCCAAAGCGGGTGCAGCAGATCAGGTCGAGGCCGTTTACAAAATCGTGCGCCATCTGGAGGCTAATCATCGGGGGGTCAAACTGGAGGGTGATCGGGCTCGACCCGGTATGCTGAAGGTTCTGGCTGGTTAA
- the gap gene encoding type I glyceraldehyde-3-phosphate dehydrogenase: MATVKVGINGFGRIGRLVFRIGVDHPEIEFLGINDLVPPDNLAYLLKYDSTHGPYQGTVEAKPDGIVVNGKFIPCFSIRNPEELPWGQLGVDYVVESTGLFTDFEGAARHLKAGAKRVVISAPTKDPDRVPTLLVGVNQDKFDPDQHTIVSNASCTTNCLAPVAKVINDNFGLAEGLMTTVHAMTATQPTVDGPSKKDWRGGRGAAQNIIPASTGAAKAVTLVLPELKGKLTGMAFRVPTPDVSVVDLTFKTEKATTYKDICAAMKQASEGDLKGILGYTDEAVVSSDFTTDSHSSIFDAGAGIELNANFFKVVSWYDNEWGYSSRMIDLLLIMAAKEKG; this comes from the coding sequence ATGGCAACTGTCAAAGTAGGCATTAATGGGTTTGGTCGAATTGGCAGGCTGGTATTTCGGATTGGCGTGGACCATCCCGAAATTGAATTTCTGGGGATCAATGATCTGGTCCCGCCTGATAATCTGGCGTATTTGCTGAAGTACGATTCCACCCACGGTCCTTACCAGGGAACGGTTGAAGCTAAGCCGGATGGAATTGTGGTCAATGGTAAATTTATTCCCTGCTTCTCGATTCGTAATCCGGAAGAGCTTCCCTGGGGGCAGCTTGGGGTTGATTATGTGGTCGAATCCACTGGGCTGTTCACAGACTTCGAAGGGGCCGCCCGCCATCTCAAGGCCGGGGCAAAACGGGTGGTAATTTCGGCTCCCACCAAAGACCCGGATCGCGTCCCAACGCTGTTGGTCGGAGTCAATCAGGATAAGTTCGATCCAGATCAACATACGATCGTCTCCAATGCCAGTTGCACCACCAACTGCCTGGCTCCTGTGGCCAAGGTAATCAACGATAACTTTGGTCTGGCAGAAGGGCTGATGACCACAGTCCATGCTATGACGGCAACCCAACCCACGGTGGATGGGCCTAGCAAGAAGGACTGGCGTGGGGGTCGTGGTGCTGCTCAAAACATCATTCCGGCTTCTACGGGAGCAGCCAAGGCGGTCACCCTGGTGTTGCCAGAACTGAAAGGCAAGCTGACGGGGATGGCCTTTCGGGTGCCGACCCCGGATGTCTCCGTGGTAGACCTGACTTTTAAAACTGAGAAAGCCACCACCTATAAGGACATCTGTGCAGCGATGAAACAGGCATCCGAGGGGGACCTGAAGGGCATTCTGGGATATACCGATGAAGCTGTAGTTTCCAGCGACTTCACGACCGACTCCCACTCCAGTATTTTCGATGCTGGGGCAGGCATTGAGTTGAACGCCAACTTTTTTAAAGTGGTGTCCTGGTATGACAATGAGTGGGGCTATTCCAGTCGCATGATTGACCTTCTTCTGATCATGGCAGCCAAGGAGAAGGGTTAA
- a CDS encoding 2-hydroxyacid dehydrogenase, which translates to MKVAVFSTKSYDRQFLETANTEHHHELVFFEPRLTPATATLASGFPVVCVFINDQITAETLQTLAANGTQLLALRSAGFNHVDLQAATELGIRVVRVPAYSPYAVAEHAVGLILMLNRKLYRAYNRVRDDNFALDGLLGFDIHGCTVGVVGTGKIGQCFAQIMGGFGCRLVGYDVYPNPACLALGMEYRELPDLLANADIISLHCPLLPATYHLINSDTIAQMKPGVMLINTSRGGLVDTRAVIQGIKTGTIGYFGTDVYEEEADLFFEDLSDQVIQDETFQLLQSFSNVVITAHQAFFTRNAVAEIAKVTLNNITDFEQGRSCSNEVKAEEKVVHASGSH; encoded by the coding sequence ATGAAAGTCGCTGTTTTCAGTACCAAATCCTACGATCGGCAGTTTCTCGAAACGGCCAATACCGAACATCACCATGAGCTGGTCTTCTTCGAACCCCGGCTGACCCCCGCTACGGCTACCCTGGCCAGTGGCTTTCCTGTCGTCTGTGTTTTCATCAATGACCAGATCACAGCAGAAACCCTCCAGACCCTCGCCGCCAATGGCACCCAACTGCTGGCCTTGCGATCGGCGGGGTTCAACCATGTAGACCTCCAAGCTGCCACCGAACTAGGAATTCGGGTGGTGCGGGTGCCCGCCTATTCTCCCTATGCCGTGGCCGAACATGCGGTGGGTCTGATTCTCATGCTAAATCGTAAGCTCTACCGGGCCTACAACCGGGTAAGGGATGATAACTTTGCCCTGGATGGGTTGCTGGGATTTGATATCCATGGCTGCACCGTTGGTGTCGTTGGGACGGGTAAAATCGGCCAGTGTTTTGCTCAAATTATGGGGGGCTTCGGCTGCCGATTGGTGGGTTACGACGTTTACCCAAACCCCGCCTGCCTGGCTCTGGGGATGGAATATCGAGAACTGCCGGATTTGCTAGCCAACGCCGATATCATTTCTCTCCACTGTCCACTGTTACCAGCCACCTATCATTTAATTAACTCTGACACGATCGCCCAGATGAAGCCGGGAGTCATGCTGATCAATACCAGTCGGGGGGGGCTGGTGGATACCCGAGCCGTGATTCAGGGGATCAAAACGGGTACGATCGGCTACTTTGGCACCGATGTCTACGAAGAAGAAGCGGATCTCTTCTTTGAGGATCTGTCCGATCAGGTGATTCAGGATGAGACCTTTCAACTCCTGCAATCCTTCTCCAATGTGGTGATCACAGCGCATCAAGCATTTTTCACCCGCAATGCAGTTGCCGAGATTGCCAAGGTTACCTTAAACAACATCACTGATTTTGAGCAGGGTCGTTCCTGCTCTAATGAAGTCAAGGCAGAAGAAAAGGTTGTACATGCCTCTGGTTCCCACTGA
- a CDS encoding response regulator: MTKILVIEDEPIIRESIVEILELDGYDVIAAENGRVGLQVAKTQMPDLVLCDIEMPELNGYQFLSTLRQDWDTATIPVIFLTAKVSRSDIRQGMTLGAEDYLTKPFTVDELRQAVTSQLQKKTIRQKETQTKLDELRGSIARSLPHELNTPLNGIIGITELLISQHGSINEGEGLELLQILHTSAARLLRLTKNFLLFAQLELIMTDRQRLAELRTNRAESYIPSIVEEVARSKAAHYHREADLELDLERATVLLAGKDLQKIAEELIDNAFKFSTAGTPVQLTGKQLDGAYHLVVSDQGQGMTTEQIDNIGAYMQFERRLYEQQGCGLGLAIVKRMLEVQDGGFTVDSLPGKGTSVQIILKLALT; the protein is encoded by the coding sequence ATGACGAAAATTCTCGTAATTGAGGACGAACCCATTATCCGCGAGTCAATCGTGGAAATTCTCGAATTAGATGGCTATGACGTCATCGCTGCAGAGAATGGTCGGGTCGGATTGCAGGTGGCCAAAACTCAGATGCCAGATTTGGTTCTATGTGACATTGAGATGCCTGAGTTGAATGGCTACCAGTTTCTCTCGACCCTTCGTCAAGACTGGGATACGGCTACCATTCCAGTCATCTTTTTGACGGCCAAGGTGAGTCGCTCTGATATTCGGCAAGGGATGACCCTGGGAGCTGAAGATTACCTCACAAAGCCTTTTACGGTTGATGAGTTACGACAGGCAGTTACCAGCCAATTGCAGAAAAAGACAATCCGGCAAAAGGAAACCCAAACCAAGCTGGATGAATTACGGGGGAGTATTGCCCGATCGCTCCCCCACGAGCTGAATACGCCGTTAAACGGCATCATTGGAATTACAGAACTGCTGATCAGCCAGCATGGGTCTATTAATGAAGGGGAAGGGTTGGAACTATTACAGATTCTCCATACCTCAGCCGCAAGACTGCTTCGATTGACCAAGAATTTTCTGCTATTTGCCCAGTTGGAATTGATCATGACCGATCGGCAGCGGTTGGCTGAACTGCGGACCAATCGAGCTGAATCCTATATCCCCTCCATTGTGGAAGAGGTTGCACGCTCAAAAGCGGCCCACTATCACCGAGAAGCTGACCTGGAACTGGATCTGGAACGGGCTACAGTTTTACTGGCTGGTAAAGACCTGCAAAAAATAGCGGAAGAGCTGATCGACAATGCATTCAAGTTTTCAACAGCAGGCACCCCTGTGCAACTGACGGGCAAGCAACTAGACGGGGCTTACCATCTGGTGGTGAGCGATCAGGGCCAGGGAATGACCACCGAGCAGATCGACAATATTGGAGCCTACATGCAATTTGAGCGTCGCTTGTACGAGCAGCAGGGCTGTGGGTTGGGGTTGGCGATCGTGAAGCGGATGTTGGAAGTTCAGGATGGGGGCTTTACGGTTGACAGCCTGCCTGGTAAGGGAACATCGGTTCAGATCATCCTCAAGCTGGCCTTAACCTGA
- a CDS encoding GDSL-type esterase/lipase family protein: MSSLYLLATGILINGPLADGTKPFEPPVLPDQVPAVSAPDAKDNAPNLSARSSAPDQGTACLEFSPSPCAPQAQDSAQPISQDLSLELSDAVTQSLANLVEQWGTVQASQSELSAKSLAQEPVKLAGMPNQSAVRQTDSDPNLEFADAVARSLYRLAEQSVQTQASQVESISAPIASSLPATKSVDPLLPPVAQVKPEMSRTLTEFSKALGPASGIQLFQQRAAALKSGRLFTRLSPDSYRSRWVQAKGQPTYQQWKQLLAQEARAVSRGKGNNRLSVLLGDSLSLWFPSNRLPGSQFWLNQGISGDTSAGVLRRLSALSGVQADTIYLMVGINDLRRGIGGQQIVANQRRIVRELRQSHPQSQIILQSVLPTDLATVSNQEIRWINQQLAAIAAEEGASYLDLHTLFVDGTGRMNPEFTTDGLHLNPRGYEMWQWAINQVDSQLIYARGRQQGKVRTVSDRRLSPRLNLIPNSLLVPEVAHSLSWSS; encoded by the coding sequence ATGAGCAGTCTGTATCTTCTGGCCACAGGCATTTTGATCAATGGTCCTCTCGCTGATGGGACCAAACCTTTTGAACCTCCAGTTTTACCCGATCAGGTTCCAGCGGTGTCGGCTCCAGACGCAAAGGACAATGCACCCAACCTTTCTGCCCGATCGAGCGCACCAGATCAGGGCACGGCCTGCCTGGAGTTCAGCCCATCTCCCTGTGCACCCCAGGCTCAAGACTCTGCTCAGCCCATCAGTCAGGACTTGAGTCTGGAGCTTTCGGATGCGGTAACTCAATCCCTGGCTAATCTGGTGGAGCAATGGGGCACTGTACAGGCATCCCAATCCGAGCTATCCGCTAAATCTCTGGCCCAGGAGCCCGTTAAACTGGCTGGCATGCCAAATCAGTCTGCTGTTCGGCAAACAGATTCAGATCCCAATCTGGAGTTTGCCGATGCCGTGGCCCGATCGCTCTATCGGCTGGCAGAACAATCTGTCCAGACTCAGGCTTCCCAGGTAGAATCCATATCCGCCCCGATCGCCTCATCGCTGCCTGCCACCAAATCCGTGGATCCCCTACTGCCACCAGTGGCTCAGGTGAAGCCAGAAATGTCCAGGACCCTGACCGAATTCTCCAAAGCTTTAGGGCCAGCCTCTGGTATTCAACTCTTTCAACAACGAGCTGCCGCCTTGAAGTCAGGAAGATTATTTACCCGCCTGTCTCCCGATAGCTACCGATCTCGCTGGGTTCAGGCCAAAGGACAGCCCACCTATCAACAGTGGAAGCAGTTGCTAGCTCAGGAGGCCAGGGCAGTGTCCAGAGGGAAAGGAAACAACCGACTCTCGGTCTTGCTGGGAGATTCCCTCAGCCTGTGGTTCCCGTCCAACCGTTTGCCAGGAAGCCAGTTCTGGCTCAACCAGGGGATTTCTGGAGATACTTCGGCGGGTGTGTTGCGTCGTCTATCTGCCCTATCTGGCGTTCAGGCTGACACGATTTATCTCATGGTCGGCATTAATGATCTGCGCCGGGGGATTGGGGGTCAGCAGATTGTGGCCAACCAGCGGCGAATTGTGCGGGAACTGCGACAAAGCCATCCCCAGTCTCAGATTATCCTCCAGTCAGTTTTACCAACCGATCTCGCCACAGTTTCGAATCAGGAAATTCGCTGGATTAATCAACAGCTCGCTGCAATCGCTGCCGAGGAAGGGGCGAGTTATCTCGATTTGCATACCCTATTTGTAGATGGAACCGGTCGGATGAATCCAGAGTTCACTACAGATGGACTGCATTTGAATCCACGCGGCTATGAAATGTGGCAGTGGGCCATCAATCAGGTGGATTCCCAACTGATCTATGCCAGGGGACGGCAACAGGGGAAAGTCAGGACGGTCAGCGATCGCCGCCTGAGCCCACGCCTGAACCTGATTCCCAACAGCCTTCTGGTGCCAGAAGTTGCCCATAGCCTTTCCTGGAGTAGCTAG
- a CDS encoding tetratricopeptide repeat protein — MSLFHNFRFSGTGVALTLTSLMILMPGLQGLGVAQMPPSATSPDKLDRSHPSKPRFSYFNICTPEDSLLANLAAALANIGQYDRALQLTTEIQDATPKSMVQVYLVAELAQAQNFDLALTVAQALRDMNDSGPPPFSLSPLGENFQQQALAVISFELAAAGQPEKALSLAEKITDKTMRPILLFSLAAQLESQGNLRQAEPLYSEAKRLLKQYQGNFQVVMLLESTTDGLIKRGQIEPALKIAQFIEELQQTSRDRVAYGNNQIALQVVTKLVEMGQYDRALQLTQQMSGKGFGREYLLIKLVTESSRNGQIEFALQTSRLLQDKLWRAMAVRNITVALAEQQEYDRALEVAETIPFLDTQVYAQTAVAYRLWKRGQPDRALKLAEQIPEPEFRAVMLNSLAVAALETGQPEKADSLLRQVLKLLDSPEIPPKSYEKPQVQRELALNWAKLGQYGQALKVTQMIRQPNVKDRVLGLVALEMVAAKRYDQGLQVARTIREQRMETEALIQITTLLLKAGEYDRALKLINGFPDNLRINDPDEFTNITRIVTGPELKSTLLGVTAVMLQQQGQADQALQVAEQIPDSFTKAMILGAMAVTAIEAPQGSEQMAALLSKARQVARSSQRPPSKKGAPPPFACLSP; from the coding sequence ATGAGCCTATTTCACAACTTCCGATTTTCCGGTACTGGGGTGGCGCTAACCTTAACCTCCCTGATGATCCTGATGCCAGGGTTGCAAGGGTTGGGCGTTGCTCAAATGCCACCATCTGCCACATCTCCAGACAAGCTTGACCGGAGCCATCCCAGCAAACCTCGGTTCTCTTATTTTAATATTTGTACCCCAGAAGATTCTCTGTTGGCCAATCTGGCGGCAGCCTTGGCTAACATCGGGCAATACGATCGGGCTTTGCAATTAACAACCGAGATTCAGGACGCTACCCCGAAATCGATGGTCCAGGTTTACCTGGTGGCGGAACTGGCTCAAGCACAGAATTTCGATCTGGCCCTGACTGTAGCCCAGGCCCTAAGGGATATGAACGACAGCGGCCCTCCCCCTTTTTCCCTCAGTCCCCTGGGCGAAAACTTCCAGCAACAGGCCCTGGCCGTGATCAGTTTTGAGTTGGCCGCCGCAGGCCAGCCAGAGAAAGCCCTATCCCTGGCTGAAAAGATTACGGATAAAACCATGAGACCCATTCTGCTGTTCTCCCTGGCAGCACAATTGGAAAGCCAGGGCAACCTGAGGCAGGCGGAGCCGCTGTACTCCGAAGCGAAGCGGTTGCTGAAACAATATCAGGGCAATTTTCAAGTTGTCATGTTGCTGGAGTCCACGACAGACGGGCTGATCAAGCGGGGGCAGATAGAGCCAGCCCTGAAAATTGCCCAGTTCATAGAAGAACTGCAGCAAACCTCCCGCGATCGGGTGGCCTATGGCAACAATCAGATCGCTCTGCAGGTTGTGACAAAACTGGTGGAAATGGGCCAGTACGATCGGGCCTTGCAATTGACCCAACAGATGTCCGGTAAGGGGTTTGGACGGGAGTACCTGCTGATCAAGCTGGTAACCGAGTCCTCCCGCAATGGGCAGATTGAGTTTGCCCTGCAGACCAGCCGCCTCCTGCAGGACAAATTGTGGCGGGCCATGGCCGTGAGAAATATTACCGTTGCCCTGGCTGAACAGCAGGAGTACGATCGGGCCCTTGAAGTGGCAGAGACGATCCCGTTTCTGGATACCCAGGTCTATGCCCAGACTGCCGTAGCCTATCGGCTCTGGAAGCGGGGGCAGCCCGATCGGGCCTTGAAGCTGGCGGAACAGATCCCAGAACCGGAGTTCCGGGCTGTGATGCTCAATAGTCTCGCTGTCGCTGCCCTGGAAACGGGACAGCCTGAAAAGGCAGATTCCTTGCTCCGACAGGTTCTGAAACTGCTGGACTCTCCGGAGATTCCCCCCAAGTCCTATGAGAAACCCCAGGTTCAGAGAGAACTGGCCCTCAACTGGGCCAAACTGGGTCAGTATGGGCAGGCCCTGAAGGTGACCCAAATGATTCGGCAGCCCAACGTGAAGGATCGGGTTCTGGGGCTGGTGGCCCTGGAAATGGTGGCGGCCAAACGGTACGACCAGGGGTTACAGGTGGCCCGGACCATCCGGGAGCAAAGGATGGAAACAGAGGCGCTGATCCAAATCACGACTCTTCTCCTGAAAGCTGGGGAGTACGATCGGGCTCTGAAGCTGATCAATGGATTCCCGGACAATCTCCGGATCAATGACCCGGACGAGTTCACGAATATTACCCGCATTGTCACCGGGCCGGAGTTGAAGTCAACCTTACTGGGGGTCACAGCCGTGATGCTGCAGCAGCAGGGTCAGGCCGATCAGGCCCTGCAGGTAGCCGAACAAATTCCTGACTCCTTCACCAAAGCCATGATCCTGGGGGCTATGGCTGTGACGGCGATTGAGGCTCCGCAGGGCAGCGAGCAAATGGCAGCCTTGTTATCCAAAGCGCGCCAGGTGGCCCGATCCAGCCAACGCCCCCCCTCTAAAAAAGGCGCTCCCCCTCCCTTCGCCTGCCTTTCCCCGTGA